A section of the Anas platyrhynchos isolate ZD024472 breed Pekin duck chromosome 37, IASCAAS_PekinDuck_T2T, whole genome shotgun sequence genome encodes:
- the LOC140001103 gene encoding uncharacterized protein, producing the protein MDKAPQLSPGERLKARRDDRQEKERAVLSSSSQEKQPELPPFPGTLDIIYQEKVQPWNRKAQQKKEPSLRLPVMPKLPPAITKHLRNQLQKGTVPKTEPRSKSKQEPKTAPKEQVQDQGRAKAEKSGKHQKSKGQKAAKAPPEVRTVPILEALPVTERVKRPKSQKAPGLLETPIVSILSLSSSEGSMIQEPSDNSGRFQRGSSSSQRLPKLRAGRFWSVLPDRPKMEASNCKPSTSGTVTHQGASSEHQLPKLVPRPPTAYRY; encoded by the exons ATGGACAAAGCGCCCCAGCTGTCACCCGGGGAGCGTCTCAAGGCCCGCAGGGAtgacaggcaggagaaggaacgGGCTGTGTTGTCGTCTTCCAGCCAAG AGAAACAGCCTGAACTGCCACCCTTCCCGGGCACCTTGGACATCATTTATCAAGAAAAAGTGCAGCCCTGGAACAGGAAGGCCCAGCAGAAGAAGGAGCCTTCGTTGAG GCTGCCGGTGATGCCCAAGCTGCCTCCTGCCATAACGAAGCATTTGCGCAaccagctgcagaaaggaaCTGTGCCCAAAACAGAGCCCAGGAGCAAATCCAAACAAGAGCCCAAAACAGCACCCAAAGAGCAGGTGCAAGACCAAGGCCGGGCAAAGGCTGAAAAATCTGGAAAACATCAGAAGAGCAAgggccaaaaagcagcaaaagccccTCCTGAAGTCAGGACAGTACCCATCCTGGAAGCCCTGCCTGTGACGGAGCGAGTGAAGCGCCCCAAATCTCAGAAAGCCCCAGGCCTGCTAGAAACACCCATCGTGTCCATACTGTCCCTGTCGAGCTCGGAGGGCAGCATGATTCAGGAGCCCAGCGACAACAGCGGCAGATTCCAGCGAGGGAGCTCCAGCTCCCAAAGACTGCCAAAGTTACGGGCTGGGAGGTTCTGGTCCGTGCTTCCAGACCGCCCAAAGATGGAGGCATCCAATTGCAAGCCCTCTACTTCTGGCACAGTGACACACCAGGGGGCAAGTTCCGAGCATCAACTGCCAAAGCTCGTACCCAGGCCCCCTACGGCCTATAGATATTAG